In Stanieria sp. NIES-3757, the DNA window ATCAGCACATTGTACCTCATTGTTTTTCTGAAACAGAAAATGGTTGTCGTTGGAACCGTAGTCAACTACGTCCTCTGCTCAAACTAGGCAAAAAATTAGCGGTAGATGTAAATAACTGGTCAATCTAAAATAAAAGCGATCGCTTTTTGAAAAGCGATCGCAGTCACCACAAACACATTTAAGGAAGAATGAATTTCTTATAAAAAATTAAGTTTAGTTAGTTAGATATAAGTAATTTTTTAATTCACTATATTCAGTTTAAGTGCATCTATTGGAAATTGGGTATAGTTTTGATGAAGATTCAGTACTGAGTTATAAAGTAACAATAAAGTATTGTGGTAATTAACTAGGCTTGTTAATTGTTGATGGTTGATTGGTAACTAATAACTAAAAAAGCTATTAGCTGTTAGCTGTTAGCTAAAATTCAAAAGCCAAAAGCTAATTGATAATTGATGACTGATGACTGATAGCTGAATAAGCTGGAGACGAAGTATTAACTTTATCTCTAGATATGCGAATTCTCCAAATTGTTCCTTCATTTTCTCCTGTTTATGGTGGTCCTAGCCAAATGGTTAAAGGCTTGTCTCAAGCTTTAGCAGCCGAAGGAATTGAAGTTACCATCATTACTACTAATACTAATGGAGATAATGGACAAGCACCTTTAGATGTTCCGATTGGCAAACCTATTTGGCAAGATGGGTATGAGATTATTTATTTCCCTTGTTCCCCTTTTCGGCGATATAAATTTTCCTTAGATTTGTTGCGTTGGTTAGCTAGTCATACTCAAGATTATCATCTAGCTCATATCCATGCTTTGTTTTCTCCCGTTACTAGCGCAGCAGCTACCATTGCACGACGGAATAAATTACCTTATATTCTTCGTCCTTTAGGTACTCTCGATCCTGCCGATTTACAAAAGAAAAAACAACTTAAACAGATTTATGGTTTGTTGTGGGAAAAACCCAATTTGGCAGGTGCAGCAGCGATTCATTTTACTAGTGAAGAAGAAGCCAAAGTTTCCGCAAGATTTGGTACAACTACGAAAGATTTAGTTATTCCTTTAGGGGTAGATTTGCCAGCTAGTTTTCCCCCACTGGGAACAACAAGAAAGCAATTAGGAATAGATAATGATACTAAATTAATTCTGTTTATGTCTCGCATCGATCCTAAAAAAGGACTCGATTTGCTTTTACCTGCTTTAGAAAATTTACAAGCAGAAGATTTAGATTTTCATTTTGTCTTAGCAGGAGGAAATCCGCAAGACTCTGATTACGAAGCTCAAATTAAAACTAAAATAGCTAATTCTCCTTTAAAAGAACGAACTACCATTACAGGTTTTGTTCAAGGAGATTTAAAATTAGGTTTACTCATCGATGCAGACTTATTTGTCTTGCCTTCCTATTATGAAAATTTTGGCATTGCCGTAGCTGAAGCGATGGCGGTAGGTACGCCAGTGGTTATTTCTAACGGTGTGCAAATATGGCAAGATATTGAAGCAGTAGCAGCAGGATGGGTAACTCCTTGTGATGTAGCAGAATTAACCAACAGCTTACGGGAAGCGATCGCATCAGATGCAGAAAGGAAACAAAGAGGAGAAAACGCTCGTCAGCTAGCTAAACAACAATATAGTTGGCGTGCGATCGCACTTCAGATGATTCAAGTTTATCAAAGTTTGAGCTAATCATCTGCATAATTTAATTTACTTCAACGTAATTAGTAAAAGAACAGTTGAAATATTGATAAAAACTAAAAATTATGTCTAACAAAATATTATTATTCGGTTTTACTGCTGCTACTTTAATTTTGGTTCCTAATTTCGCTCAGGCGCAAAATGTACAAGTAATTTCTCAACAAGGTAGTGCTAGTGCTACAGCCGTAGGTAAAAATAATACTGCGATTAGCACTGTTAATCAATCAGCAGTCCAAAATCAATTTGGTAATCCTTACGGTACCTGGGACAATCCTCAAACTCAAATTACTATTCAAAGAGCTAATGGTAGCGCAACAGCAATTGGGGAAAATAATACTGTAATTAGCAATATCAATCAGTCTAGCGTACAAAATCAATACGCAAATCCCTATGGATATTAAATTTTGCGTTCACTAATATTTGGTTATTTATGATTAAATAGTTGATAATTATAGAGTTGATAGTGAATGATTAGACCATTGTGCGATCGCCAAATAGTTTCTTTTCACCAATCAAAAAATTCTTCTTTTTTGGTAGCGGTAGCCTTACCCTAATTGCTTCTTTGATTGTAATTGGTTGGTGGCGAGAAAGCGATCGCCTAATTAGTCTGGTAGAAAAATTTTTATTACCTCAGCCGATTGTACCTCGAATCGAACTAGCTACAGCGATCGTCAAACAAGTTCAAGAAGCACAAGAATTAACCACCGCAGTCTATACCATGGAAACAGTTGTCCCTGCTTCTGCGGATCGCAAAATTGGTGAATGGGTAATAGCTACTACCAAATTAGTTTACATTGCTCATGGTGAAGTGCGAGCAGGAATAGATTTAAATCAACTAACCCCAGAACAAATTAAAATCACTTCTGATAAAATTCAAATTAACTTACCACCGCCAAAAATTTTAGATCAAAAGATTGACGTTAATCGTTCTCGCGTTTTTGATTATAATCGAGGTTTTTTAAACTTAGGGCCAGATCTTGCGCCACAATTACAAACTCAAGCTCAACAAGAAACTTTAAAACAAATTGTTCATGCTGCTTGCGATCAAGGCATTTTAAATCGTGCTAATGACAAAGCCAAGCAAACTTTAACTCAATTACTGAATCAAAGTAGCATACAACCAATTGAAATTAATATTACTTCTCCCTCATCCCAAGCTTGTATTTAACTTTTGTGTTTACTGTAATGGGATGCTAGATTCTGTAAATAAAATGTTTATTCATCGATCCGCTTAAATAACTCTGGTTCAATACTTTCTATAACTAAGTCCATCTAACTTGTTACAAAATTTTATTCTCTCAGTTTGAATTAAAACAAAACTGTCAGTAATTTTACGCAAATATCTACTAATAAGGGTAGTTTTTACCTAGAAAAAATGATTACTAATAGTGATAGTTCTCCCTTAGATTACGGCTTTTACCACTGTAACCACACAATCAAAAAAGATACATTGTATTCATAGGTAAAGAAATATTAATCAAAAACAAATCTTAGAACTAATGTTTGAATATTTTAATGACAAAGCAATCAAAAGCATTATTCTAGCTCAAGAAGAAGCTAAAAATACAGGACATAATCTTGTCGGTAGCGAGCATCTATTATTGGGAGTGATAGGGGAGGGGACATCGATCGCAGCAACTGTTTTAGCAGACAAAGGAATCAACGTCAATCAAACTAGAAAAGTGATCGAACAATATACTGGTAGAGGTAGCGGTTTTAGTCCAGCTAATCTTCCTTTTACGCCCAAAGTTAAAAGTATTTTTGAACAGGCATTTGTCGAAGCACGTCAATTAGATCGTAAAAATATTACTCCAGCACACATTTTACTGGCGATCGCGAAAGACTCTGATTCTGTGGCAGCTAAAGTATTAATTCAACAGGGGATTAAATTAAATCAACTCCGAACCGATTTACTGAAGAAATTAGCCGAACCAGAAGCTGAACCGATTAGTGCAGCTAACAAAAGAGAAAATCCCTTTAATTTTGGTAGTCCCAGCACAGCCAAACCTTCTTTAAAAGAATTTGGGGTCAACCTAACTAAATTAGCTCAAGAAGGAAAACTCGATCCTGTAGTCGGAAGAGAAGCAGAAATTGCTCGAACTATTCAAATTTTAGGACGTAGAACCAAAAATAATCCCGTATTGGTTGGAGAACCAGGAGTAGGAAAAACTGCGATCGCAGAAGGATTAGCTCAACGAATTGTCAACGAAGATGTTCCTGAATTAATCAAAGACAAACAAGTAATCAGTTTGGACATGGGTTTATTGTTGGCAGGAACTAAGTTTCGAGGCGAATTTGAAGAACGACTCAAAACGATTGTTGATGAAGTGCGTCACGCAGGAAATATTATCCTAGTAATCGATGAACTTCATACCCTAGTCGGTGCAGGAGCGATGGGAGGCGCAATGGATGCTGCTAACTTACTCAAACCAGCCTTAGCTAGAGGAGAATTCCAATGTCTTGGTAGCACCACCCTTGATGAATATCGTCAACATATCGAACGAGATGCAGCCTTAGAACGTCGTTTCCAAAAAGTAATGATTGGAGAACCTTCTGTAGAAGATGCGATCGCTATTATGCGAGGCTTACGCAAAACCTACGAAGAATT includes these proteins:
- a CDS encoding glycosyl transferase group 1, which codes for MRILQIVPSFSPVYGGPSQMVKGLSQALAAEGIEVTIITTNTNGDNGQAPLDVPIGKPIWQDGYEIIYFPCSPFRRYKFSLDLLRWLASHTQDYHLAHIHALFSPVTSAAATIARRNKLPYILRPLGTLDPADLQKKKQLKQIYGLLWEKPNLAGAAAIHFTSEEEAKVSARFGTTTKDLVIPLGVDLPASFPPLGTTRKQLGIDNDTKLILFMSRIDPKKGLDLLLPALENLQAEDLDFHFVLAGGNPQDSDYEAQIKTKIANSPLKERTTITGFVQGDLKLGLLIDADLFVLPSYYENFGIAVAEAMAVGTPVVISNGVQIWQDIEAVAAGWVTPCDVAELTNSLREAIASDAERKQRGENARQLAKQQYSWRAIALQMIQVYQSLS